One genomic region from Octopus sinensis linkage group LG13, ASM634580v1, whole genome shotgun sequence encodes:
- the LOC115218462 gene encoding uncharacterized protein LOC115218462 codes for MDFYTFFGPLFLLIVLVNKSSAIRCYSCSSFENPNCGDAFDFKYVKAYACTGSCKKTRGLSKNNDAEVNRMCSSLEKDSCYSSTYNDIDVTACVCNTDYCNSAPLKHVSSITLNFCLATLTYLLLIHP; via the exons ATGGACTTTTATACTTTCTTTGGCCCTCTGTTCTTACTAATAGTTCTCGTAAATAAAT CAAGCGCCATCCGGTGTTATTCCTGTTCTTCATTCGAGAACCCAAATTGTGGAGACGCATTTGACTTCAAGTATGTGAAAGCTTATGCTTGCACAGGATCTTGTAAAAAGACAAGAGGATTATCCAAAA ACAATGACGCAGAAGTAAATAGAATGTGTTCCTCGCTAGAAAAGGATTCTTGCTACTCTTCAACTTACAACGACATTGATGTCACAGCTTGTGTCTGCAACACAGATTACTGCAATTCAGCACCACTAAAACACGTCTCCAGTATCACTTTAAATTTTTGTCTGGCCACTCTTACATATCTCCTTCTAATACATCCATGA